A genome region from Eremothecium cymbalariae DBVPG#7215 chromosome 4, complete sequence includes the following:
- the NAT3 gene encoding peptide alpha-N-acetyltransferase complex B subunit NAT3 (similar to Ashbya gossypii ADR038C), protein MTSIQPFEATDLFKLNDVNLDIFTENFPLEFYFEYLILWPSLFFKSLETTSLPNQEHISGYMMAKTEGKGQDWHSHITAVTIAPDYRRISLASMLCNTLEVITDFRPHEVNFIDLFVKCNNSLAIKLYEKLGYNVYRRVVGYYNSLEDGYPNSLNKVDDDKDAFDMRKSMKRDEGRSTRENGRKNRCYPHHVRF, encoded by the coding sequence ATGACTTCAATCCAGCCGTTTGAAGCAACAGATTTGTTCAAGTTGAATGACGTCAATCTAGACATATTTACAGAGAATTTTCCTCTTGAATTCTATTTTGAATACTTAATCCTATGGCCTTctttattctttaaatctttGGAGACGACAAGTTTACCTAACCAGGAACATATTAGTGGGTATATGATGGCTAAAACAGAGGGTAAGGGGCAGGATTGGCATTCTCATATTACTGCGGTAACTATTGCACCAGACTATCGTCGTATATCCTTGGCGTCTATGCTATGTAATACGTTAGAGGTTATTACTGACTTTAGACCACATGAGGTGAACTTTATAGATCTGTTTGTGAAGTGTAACAATTCGTTAGCGATAAAGCTATATGAGAAACTTGGGTATAATGTGTACAGGCGTGTTGTTGGATACTATAATAGCCTTGAAGACGGCTATCCGAACTCATTGAATAAGGTTGATGACGATAAAGATGCATTTGACATGCGCAAGAGTATGAAACGAGATGAAGGTCGGAGTACTCGAGAAAATGGCAGAAAAAACCGTTGTTATCCACACCATGTAAGGTTCTAG
- the DRN1 gene encoding Drn1p (similar to Ashbya gossypii ADR034W): MNKIKVYVVTTVVYRVIQSFTNICYSLVVRASVDTLQDILDKSEKLNAKSGPFSCVVIIGNVLNDTKFTPKSDITIPTYVTNGDRFLGEENGSIDVVENLTLLNEYGIYELTNGFRIGYVTTSKENMSSKKDEVLEKFSKVSGIDMLVTNFWSTAISNNKKLLLGNTLIDEVVNFAKPRYHFSSSASKFFEMDPFKWDDAGSIIISRFINLAAFGSGQKWAYAFSIDIGAYEETQIPENIVGNPYLTTNNKRSAELRKVAPVKKLKVILPNSCHFCLSNPHVQEHMIISVSSYAYTTIAKGPLTIPRGEMGFSGHCLIIPIDHIPKLNNGDSCNDVLESPIAKDILKFESSIVSMNYNNYDMCTLVSEINSANSIHFHKQVIPVPKYLVAKFKTALNRQLNINTERYTNNAKFKFQEFTGFENEKYRALVNDPSTNYIQFTLYETPKAPIKVFIATFSPEERIDLQFGRRVAAFLLKLPKRVKWDSKICQQTKAQEEEETEKFQLAFKNFDFTN, encoded by the coding sequence atgaataaaatcaaaGTGTATGTTGTTACTACGGTAGTTTATAGAGTTATTCAATCATTTACTAACATATGTTATAGTTTAGTTGTTCGCGCTTCAGTGGATACCCTCCAAGATATTTTGGATAAGTCTGAAAAGTTAAATGCTAAATCAGGCCCTTTTAGTTGTGTCGTTATCATAGGAAATGTTTTGAATGATACAAAATTTACACCAAAGAGTGATATAACTATCCCCACTTATGTTACAAATGGAGATAGGTTTCTAGGCGAAGAGAATGGATCCattgatgttgttgaaaacTTAACTCTGCTAAATGAATATGGTATCTATGAACTCACGAATGGTTTTAGGATTGGTTACGTTACAACCTCTAAGGAAAATATGAGCTCTAAGAAGGATGAAGTGTTGGAGAAATTTTCCAAGGTTTCTGGCATAGATATGTTAGTTACTAATTTTTGGTCTACTGCTATCagcaacaataaaaaattgttaCTAGGAAACACATTGATAGATGAGGTGGTGAACTTTGCTAAACCACGCTATCATTTTTCTAGTAGCGCCTCAAAGTTCTTCGAAATGGATCCTTTCAAGTGGGATGACGCTGGTTCTATTATAATTTCTAGATTTATTAACCTTGCAGCGTTTGGCAGTGGTCAAAAATGGGCATATGCCTTTTCTATAGATATTGGAGCTTATGAGGAGACTCAAATTCCAGAGAATATCGTTGGCAACCCATATTTGACTACAAATAACAAACGATCCGCTGAATTGCGTAAGGTAGCACCTGTTAAGAAGCTAAAGGTGATATTACCAAACTCATGCCATTTCTGTCTGAGCAACCCTCATGTGCAAGAACATATGATAATATCAGTGAGTTCTTACGCTTATACTACTATTGCAAAAGGACCACTTACCATACCAAGAGGAGAAATGGGATTTTCTGGTCACTGCTTGATTATCCCTATTGATCATATTCCGAAGTTGAACAATGGTGATTCATGTAATGATGTGCTCGAATCGCCTATAGCAAAggatatattgaaatttGAATCTAGTATTGTCAGCATgaattataataattatgatATGTGCACGTTAGTGTCTGAAATAAACTCTGcaaattcaattcattTCCACAAACAGGTGATTCCTGTACCGAAGTATTTGGTTGCGAAATTTAAAACGGCCTTGAATAGACAACTAAATATAAATACTGAAAGGTATACCAATAACGCCAAGTTCAAATTTCAGGAATTTActggttttgaaaatgaaaagtaCCGGGCATTGGTGAATGACCCTTCCACTAACTATATTCAATTTACATTATATGAGACCCCTAAAGCGCCtattaaagttttcatTGCTACGTTCAGTCCGGAGGAGCGTATAGATTTACAATTTGGTAGGCGAGTTGCTGCGTTTCTATTGAAATTACCAAAGAGAGTTAAATGGGATTCTAAGATATGCCAGCAAACCAAGgcacaagaagaagaagaaactgaGAAATTTCAACTCGCATTTAAGAATTTTGACTTTACTAATTAA
- the MRD1 gene encoding RNA-binding ribosome biosynthesis protein MRD1 (similar to Ashbya gossypii ADR035C), producing the protein MSRIIVKGLPKYLNEDRLQDHFYKRLQKVHSDTTNLITDVKLMKNKDGESRRFAFVGFKFESDAFDAVEYFDGSFIDTCKLEVSMAKSFADPRVPVPMREKRREALKRLREREDKLLQENQRKHRKETKPGIDAEIAKNAQLQEFIDTMKPSNQVTSWEKVVSTNKVEDSNNGDDSNPLLKVLKGAEEDEDVDMFKLSDGESDEEYIDVDKTKMEQDVPVDQEEETKMMSLDTFENTQLNKDDNLAQDEGVSDLDWLKNRRVRIRDGEDQAAQASISSEVPGVPVQQQSEIEEKQVPPISDEEQCLSKIRASGRLFLRNILYTAKEDDFQQLFAPYGEIEEIHIAVDTRTGQSKGFAYVLFKNPDDAVNAYIELDKQIFQGRLLHILPADPKKSHRLDEFDIKNLPLKKQKELKRKASAAQQIFSWNSLYMNQDAILSSVASKLGMEKSQLIDPENSSSAVKQALAEAHVIGDVRKYFELRGVDLTAFQKYKNAFDRDDRIILVKNFPHGTTREELAELFLPFGKLLRLLMPPSGTIAIVQYRDVPSARAAFSKLSYKRFKEGILYLEKGPKNCFSRNAEGDELVEDGTTEPEEKFKEAKATVDDVMAANRNETLNEHDDLDTQVHGPTTSIFVKNLNFSTKTEDLTDKFKSFAGFIVAQIKTKPDPKRKGKTQSMGFGFVEFRTKEQANAVISALEGTVIDGHKIQLKLSHRQGTASTAKTSKKNINGKIIVKNLPFEATRKDIFELFSSFGQLKSVRVPKKFDKSARGFAFVEFLLPKEAENAMDQLEGVHLLGRRLVMQYAEQESEDAELQIEKMTNRMKKQVATTKLAAMRNTGKRKLQLDEDNENDGFDG; encoded by the coding sequence ATGTCACGTATTATTGTGAAGGGATTACCGAAGTATCTTAACGAAGATCGCCTTCAGGACCACTTTTATAAGCGGTTGCAGAAAGTTCATTCAGATACTACCAACTTGATCACTGATGtgaaattgatgaagaataaaGATGGCGAATCTAGAAGATTTGCgtttgttggttttaagTTTGAATCCGATGCTTTTGATGCAGTTGAATATTTCGATGGGTCTTTTATTGATACTTGTAAGCTCGAAGTGTCTATGGCGAAAAGTTTTGCAGATCCAAGGGTTCCTGTTCCAATGAGAGAAAAAAGACGTGAAGCTCTGAAACGGCTACGGGAGAGGGAGGATAAGTTGTTGCAGGAGAATCAGAGGAAGCATAGGAAGGAAACGAAGCCTGGTATTGACGCTGAGATTGCCAAGAATGCACAGCTCCAGGAGTTTATTGATACGATGAAACCATCTAATCAGGTTACCTCTTGGGAGAAGGTTGTATCTACTAACAAAGTCGAAGATAGTAATAATGGAGATGATTCTAATCCATTGTTGAAAGTCTTAAAGGgagcagaagaagatgaagatgttgacATGTTTAAACTATCAGACGGAGAGAGTGATGAGGAATATATAGATGTGGATAAGACAAAAATGGAACAAGATGTGCCAGTAGATCAAGAGGAAGAAACTAAAATGATGAGCCTAGATACCTTTGAAAATACACAGTTAAACAAAGACGATAATTTGGCACAAGATGAAGGAGTATCTGATTTGGATTGGTTAAAAAACCGTAGGGTTAGGATTAGAGACGGTGAAGACCAAGCAGCTCAAGCTTCGATATCCTCTGAGGTACCGGGGGTTCCTGTACAACAGCAAtcagaaattgaagaaaaacaagTTCCACCAATTTCTGATGAAGAACAATGCCTTTCAAAGATTAGAGCTTCAGGTCGCTTGTTTTTGAGGAATATCTTGTATACAGCTAAGGAGGATGATTTTCAACAATTATTTGCTCCTTATGGTGAAATAGAAGAGATCCATATTGCGGTGGATACTAGGACAGGGCAGTCAAAAGGGTTTGCGTATGTGTTATTTAAGAATCCAGATGATGCCGTGAATGCATATATTGAATTGGATAAACAAATTTTCCAAGGCAGACTTCTTCACATTCTTCCAGCAGACCCAAAAAAGAGCCATAGATTAGATGAATTTGACATAAAGAATTTACCtctaaagaaacaaaaggaATTGAAGCGAAAGGCATCAGCTGCCCAACAGATTTTTTCATGGAATTCGTTATATATGAATCAAGATGCAATCTTGAGCAGTGTGGCATCAAAATTGGGTATGGAGAAATCTCAATTAATTGATCCTGAAAATTCTAGTTCTGCAGTTAAACAAGCATTAGCAGAAGCTCATGTTATTGGAGATGTCAGGAAATATTTCGAACTCCGTGGTGTTGACTTGACTGCgttccaaaaatacaaaaatgCATTCGATCGTGATGATCGTATTATCCTAGTGAAAAACTTTCCACATGGAACTACTCGTGAGGAATTGGCAGAATTATTTTTACCCTTTGGAAAGTTACTAAGGCTGTTGATGCCACCAAGTGGTACCATTGCTATCGTTCAATACAGAGATGTTCCTTCTGCTAGGGCggcattttccaaattgtCATATAAAAGATTTAAAGAGGGTATCTTGTATTTGGAAAAGGGACCAAAGAATTGTTTTTCTAGAAATGCAGAGGGTGATGAATTGGTTGAAGATGGAACAACAGAACCCGAAgaaaagttcaaagaaGCCAAGGCAACGGTCGACGATGTTATGGCAGCAAATCGGAATGAGACACTTAATGAACACGACGATTTAGACACTCAAGTACATGGACCAACCACTTCTATCTTtgttaaaaatttgaatttctCTACAAAAACAGAAGACTTGACAGACAaattcaaatcttttgCTGGGTTCATTGTTGCGCAAATCAAGACTAAGCCTGATCCAAAACGTAAAGGTAAGACTCAGTCAATGGGGTTTGgttttgttgaattcaGGACTAAGGAGCAAGCCAATGCAGTTATCTCAGCACTGGAAGGTACTGTTATCGATGGTCATAAGATTCAGTTGAAATTATCACACAGGCAGGGGACTGCATCAACTGCGAAGACCtctaaaaagaatattaacGGCAAAATCATCGTTAAAAACTTACCATTTGAAGCCACTAGGAAAGATATCTTTGAATTATTTAGTTCATTCGGACAGCTCAAATCAGTTAGAGTTCCCAAAAAATTCGATAAATCCGCTCGAGGATTTGCCTTCGTGGAATTCTTGTTACCTAAAGAAGCTGAAAATGCTATGGATCAATTGGAAGGTGTCCATTTATTGGGACGTAGGTTGGTTATGCAGTACGCTGAACAAGAATCTGAAGATGCAGAGCTTCAGATCGAAAAGATGACAAAcaggatgaagaagcagGTTGCTACTACAAAGCTTGCAGCCATGCGAAATACTGGGAAAAGGAAGTTGCAGTTGGATgaagataatgaaaatgatggTTTCGATGGctaa
- a CDS encoding uncharacterized protein (similar to Ashbya gossypii ADR039W): MFRTNLFQNKIDAYSNHTAKRKLLKLYDGDELDTFLYLSEKGELEDAQMIGSYLDGMDGDTRAFHLFIGRLLCLYDVTHEQYVNCLSEFEKYPRNVLYPKLDNIFEVQHNCIGFHPLGQCYKRMKQRFDAEVQQLLRRAYNQRKAIEEQLFKRNPQRKESLKFLEARISTVINWEDQECLTAGIYDKELQDNMVAWFIRVNKKVIEKLSSRTARIKTYCKSWLNLESQNCCYWSVLESVLQNDDIYYDCMLEKLKRKAFNQVAPAGDIITLSEFQEVAEHFKTLRSSFILPQDCDDSSPEQLSPKSNAPPKSPLPTVTNKVCWKRPKPRITFSGKLTRVYHPYQSPGDYLIDIPHNNSLEPGPLDVETTYQQFSTKFKDVTVIYVRWDFVEKSGQSPGTGPFGWFFLMFRNGGYVPVYITERVHKVVFEQKDGSYNKHVEDDELNKMNWPDELKMPVSNNRVWEGRSVYIPMDEFAKELVFRTKEAVVGNYIRTMRELEELEQL, from the coding sequence ATGTTCAGGACCAATTTatttcaaaacaaaattgaTGCATATAGCAACCATACTGCCAAAAGAAAGCTGCTCAAGCTTTATGACGGGGATGAATTAGATACATTTCTGTACCTATCTGAGAAAGGTGAGCTGGAAGACGCACAAATGATTGGCTCATACTTGGATGGGATGGATGGCGATACACGCGCGTTCCATCTGTTCATAGGGCGATTGCTGTGTCTGTATGATGTGACACATGAACAATATGTGAATTGCTTatctgaatttgaaaaatatcctCGAAATGTTCTGTACCCTAAGTTGGATAATATCTTCGAAGTGCAGCATAACTGCATCGGTTTTCATCCCTTAGGACAATGCTACAAACGGATGAAGCAACGGTTTGATGCTGAAGTACAACAGCTTCTTCGCAGGGCATATAATCAAAGGAAAGCCATCGAAGAGCAGTTGTTTAAGAGGAATCCACAAAGAAAGGAAAGCCTGAAGTTCTTGGAGGCAAGAATTTCCACTGTGATCAATTGGGAGGATCAAGAATGTCTAACTGCTGGTATTTATGACAAAGAACTACAAGACAACATGGTTGCGTGGTTTATACGGGTAAACAAAAAGGTTATTGAAAAACTATCCAGTCGCACAGCAAGAATTAAGACATATTGTAAGTCATGGTTAAACCTCGAGTCACAGAATTGCTGTTATTGGAGTGTTTTGGAAAGCGTTCTTCAAAATGACGACATTTACTATGATTGTATGTTAGAAAAGCTCAAGAGGAAGGCTTTTAATCAGGTGGCACCCGCAGGTGACATTATCACATTATCTGAGTTTCAAGAAGTAGCAGAACATTTCAAAACTCTGAGATCTTCGTTCATATTACCACAGGACTGTGATGACAGTTCTCCAGAACAACTGTCACCGAAGAGCAACGCTCCTCCAAAGTCTCCCTTACCCACCGTCACCAACAAAGTATGTTGGAAAAGACCTAAGCCACGTATTACATTTTCTGGTAAACTCACTAGAGTTTACCATCCATATCAATCACCTGGTGACTACTTAATCGATATTCCACATAACAACTCACTTGAACCTGGTCCGTTGGATGTCGAAACTACATACCAACAGTTTTCTACAAAGTTTAAGGATGTAACGGTGATATACGTGAGATGGGactttgttgaaaaatcGGGCCAGTCGCCAGGAACCGGACCATTTGGATGGTTTTTCCTAATGTTCAGGAATGGTGGATATGTCCCCGTTTACATTACTGAAAGGGTGCATAAGGTTGTCTTTGAGCAAAAGGATGGCTCGTACAATAAGCATgtagaagatgatgagctGAACAAAATGAATTGGCCCGATGAGTTAAAAATGCCAGTTAGCAACAATAGGGTATGGGAAGGTCGATCTGTGTATATACCTATGGATGAATTTGCGAAAGAGCTAGTATTTAGAACTAAAGAAGCTGTTGTTGGAAATTATATCAGAACAATGCGAgagttggaagaattggaacagTTATAA
- the SCD6 gene encoding Scd6p (similar to Ashbya gossypii ADR037W), protein MSQYIGKTISLISNNDNRYVGLLEAIDSEQGIVTLNNVRCFGTEGRKNWGPEEVYPNPAIYNSVVFNGNDVKDLSILDCALEQVQPALPSHLMVPANNEAAVGRDGVPVQGGQVPPAVAGYGVYAPERKEAVRGGGSTGKGPSVEKADVVDAKVQAGAGNNDGEKVKKQQGKPKIAVPNKDFDFESNNAKFSRTSDGVPESNRESEQVENANNNQNDEVFYDKKSSFFDSISTSTEANTNMKWQEERQLNMDTFGQASARPRNNKRGRFRGRGRGRGGRFPTRNHGGYRNGNTFRDTKDVPAVSEKVEF, encoded by the coding sequence ATGTCGCAGTATATTGGGAAGACTATTTCTTTGATTTCTAATAATGACAATCGTTATGTTGGATTGTTGGAAGCGATTGATTCGGAGCAAGGAATTGTGACTTTGAACAATGTGCGTTGTTTTGGAACAGAGGGACGGAAGAATTGGGGACCTGAAGAGGTATATCCTAATCCTGCGATTTATAATTCAGTTGTTTTTAATGGGAATGATGTAAAGGATTTGAGTATTTTGGATTGTGCTTTAGAGCAAGTTCAGCCTGCGTTGCCGTCACATTTGATGGTGCCGGCGAATAATGAGGCTGCTGTCGGTCGCGATGGTGTTCCTGTGCAAGGTGGACAGGTGCCTCCTGCGGTTGCTGGGTATGGTGTTTATGCTCCTGAGAGGAAGGAGGCTGTCAGGGGTGGTGGTAGTACAGGAAAGGGGCCGTCGGTGGAGAAGGCTGACGTGGTGGATGCGAAAGTGCAAGCGGGGGCAGGGAACAATGATGGGGAGAAGGTTAAGAAGCAGCAAGGGAAACCTAAGATTGCAGTTCCTAATAAggattttgattttgaatctAATAATGCCAAATTTTCGAGGACATCCGATGGGGTCCCCGAATCTAATCGGGAGTCTGAACAGGTTGAAAACGCAAATAACAATCAAAACGACGAGGTGTTTTATGATAAAAAGTCCTCTTTCTTTGATTCAATCTCCACGTCAACTGAGGCCAACACAAACATGAAGTGGCAGGAGGAACGCCAGTTGAATATGGACACATTTGGTCAGGCAAGTGCTAGACCAAGGAACAATAAACGTGGGCGGTTCCGTGGGCGTGGTAGGGGTCGTGGTGGTCGTTTCCCAACTAGGAACCATGGAGGTTACCGTAATGGCAACACTTTCAGAGATACCAAAGATGTGCCAGCCGTATCAGAGAAGGTTGAATTTTAA
- a CDS encoding serine/threonine-protein kinase (similar to Ashbya gossypii ADR033W) — MFTARANNRDVDALTQDMGQLSFDGDIENNNRHDIVIEAPHTPLRYRQRTPNQRTPINKQAGNLDVGSSDYSLMDVDERPREDIDLSRSPKKLPMDFHKRASSAKTKRLVSVCQMFFLDYYCDMFDYVISRRERTRQVMNYLEQQRSQGHHSSQEINNEWQNYLYRETDVLRKRRLKPKNKDFEIITQVGQGGYGQVYLARKKDTKEICALKILNKSLLAKLNGTDHVLTERDILTTTRSEWLVKLLYAFQDPQSLYLAMEFVPGGDYRTLLINTRFLQAPHARFYISEMFCAVDALHKLGYTHRDLKPENFLIDSKGHIKLTDFGLASGTVSMERIESMRIRLEEVKNLEFPEFKETSMDYRRKMYNKVREKELNYASSTVGSPDYMALEVLEAKNYDFTVDYWSLGCILFESLVGYTPFSGSSSNETYENLRRWKQVLRRPRCENGRPSFSDRTWELITRLIADPINRLRSFEHVKKMRYFAEIDFSNLRFTSPPFIPQLDSETDAGYFDDFTNEADMAKYADVFKRQDKLNAMVEDTSGGSKLVGFTFRHRKGKTGSSGVLYNGSEHADPFATFY, encoded by the coding sequence atGTTTACTGCTAGGGCGAATAATAGAGATGTGGATGCTTTAACTCAGGATATGGGGCAACTGAGTTTTGATGGGgatattgaaaacaatAACAGACATGATATTGTGATCGAGGCACCTCATACACCTTTGAGGTACCGGCAAAGGACGCCAAACCAACGGACGCCGATTAATAAACAGGCTGGGAATTTGGATGTGGGTAGTAGTGACTATTCTCTGATGGATGTGGATGAGAGGCCAAGGGAGGACATTGATTTAAGTAGATCGCCTAAAAAGTTGCCGATGGATTTCCACAAGCGGGCTTCTTCAGCAAAAACCAAGAGACTTGTCAGTGTGTGTCAGATGTTTTTCCTAGATTATTACTGTGATATGTTTGACTATGTTATCAGTAGGAGAGAGCGAACACGGCAGGTTATGAACTACCTTGAACAGCAGCGTTCTCAAGGTCATCATAGTTCGCAGGAGATAAATAATGAATGGCAAAACTATCTTTACAGGGAAACGGACGTTTTGCGAAAGAGGCGATTAAAGCCCAAAAATAAGGATTTTGAGATTATTACTCAAGTCGGACAAGGTGGGTATGGTCAGGTGTATTTGGCGAGGAAGAAGGACACCAAAGAGATATGCgctttgaagattttgaataagAGTTTATTAGCCAAGTTAAATGGTACAGATCACGTTTTAACTGAAAGGGACATTTTGACGACAACGAGATCTGAATGGTTGGTCAAGTTGCTATATGCGTTCCAAGATCCCCAGAGTCTTTACTTGGCCATGGAGTTTGTACCTGGTGGAGATTATAGGACGTTGTTAATCAACACACGTTTCTTGCAAGCACCACATGCTAGATTCTATATTAGTGAAATGTTCTGTGCGGTGGACGCACTACATAAGTTAGGTTACACGCACAGGGATTTAAAACCAGAGAATTTCTTGATTGATTCTAAGGGACACATTAAATTAACAGATTTTGGTTTAGCTTCTGGAACAGTTTCCATGGAAAGAATCGAAAGTATGCGGATTAGATTGGAAGAGgttaaaaatttggagTTTCCTGAGTTTAAAGAGACATCTATGGACTACAGAAGAAAGATGTATAATAAAGTAAGAGAGAAGGAGCTGAACTACGCCTCTTCAACTGTCGGTTCACCAGATTACATGGCCTTGGAGGTGTTGGAAGCCAAGAACTATGACTTCACTGTTGATTATTGGTCCTTAGgttgtattctttttgaaagcttAGTAGGCTATACTCCATTTAGTGGGAGTTCAAGCAACGAAACCTATGAAAACTTGCGTCGTTGGAAACAGGTCCTAAGAAGACCAAGATGTGAGAATGGAAGACCTTCATTCTCAGATAGAACATGGGAACTAATTACTAGATTAATTGCCGACCCAATCAATAGGCTAAGGTCTTTTGAACATGTAAAAAAAATGAGATATTTTGCAGAAATCGACTTTAGTAACCTGAGGTTCACAAGTCCGCCATTTATTCCACAATTAGATAGCGAAACTGATGCCGGATACTTTGATGATTTTACGAATGAGGCTGACATGGCCAAATATGCCGATGTATTTAAAAGACAAGATAAATTAAATGCAATGGTTGAAGATACATCAGGTGGATCAAAATTGGTTGGCTTTACTTTCAGACATAGAAAGGGTAAAACTGGCTCTAGTGGTGTGTTGTACAACGGGTCTGAGCATGCTGATCCTTTTGCGACGTTTTATTAA
- the ANT1 gene encoding Ant1p (similar to Ashbya gossypii ADR036C), translated as MASFENALIGGVASSLANVAVYPLDVAKTLVQTQLKEEYVNIPTPDTSHVLEEGGSGSSSSGDEGGTEKERSKRKSKKGDKGRSGSKKLNRVKPIPFRDIENIGESQGQEEQDNTPYKNALDVLVRIYKKEGIKGLYRGLGTSIVAGFLQSFSYFFWYSLIRKYYFRVKLSKGQATKFTTPEELLLGIVAAGTSQFFVNPVNVIATTQQTRQGYSDGNGVATIAKEIYRQHNSLLGFWRGLKVSLVLTINPSITYATYEKLKDVLYPSSVVQSATELLDSAALLSPIQNFILGVLSKIVSTLITQPLIVAKASLQKSGTQFDSMCEVLAYLYTNEGIGAYWKGILPQITKGVLVQGLLFMFKGELTKLLRRLILYVKVVRARGGRISF; from the coding sequence ATGGcaagttttgaaaatgcaTTAATTGGTGGTGTTGCGAGTTCGCTAGCGAATGTTGCCGTTTATCCGCTGGATGTTGCTAAGACTCTGGTGCAGACGCAGTTAAAGGAGGAATATGTCAATATTCCGACGCCTGATACGTCTCACGTGTTAGAGGAGGGTGGTAGTGGTAGTAGCAGTAGCGGTGACGAGGGGGGCACGGAGAAGGAAAGGAGCAAAAGGAAGAGTAAGAAAGGTGATAAGGGGCGGTCTGGGTcgaagaagttgaataGGGTGAAGCCGATTCCTTTCCGGGATATCGAGAATATTGGCGAGAGCCAAGGGCAGGAGGAGCAAGACAATACGCCCTATAAGAATGCGTTGGATGTTCTGGTTCGTATATACAAGAAGGAAGGGATTAAGGGGTTGTATCGAGGGCTTGGGACTTCGATAGTTGCAGGTTTTTTACAAAGTTTCTCgtatttcttttggtaTTCGTTGATTAGGAAGTACTATTTCAGGGTGAAATTGTCCAAAGGTCAAGCTACTAAGTTTACCACACCTGAGGAACTTTTATTGGGAATTGTGGCTGCTGGGACCTCGCAATTCTTTGTTAATCCTGTAAATGTCATTGCAACAACACAGCAAACCAGACAAGGATACTCGGATGGTAACGGTGTTGCTACTATTGCAAAGGAGATTTATAGACAACACAATTCACTTTTAGGGTTTTGGAGAGGTCTCAAGGTTTCATTGGTTCTAACCATCAATCCCTCAATAACCTATGCTACctatgaaaaattgaaagatgTTCTTTACCCCTCAAGTGTGGTTCAATCAGCTACAGAGTTGTTGGATTCTGCTGCGTTATTGAGCCCAATTCAGAATTTTATTCTAGGTGTATTGTCTAAGATTGTGTCCACATTGATCACCCAGCCATTGATTGTGGCCAAAGCCTCTTTGCAAAAAAGTGGTACCCAGTTTGACAGCATGTGTGAAGTTTTGGCCTACTTGTATACCAATGAGGGGATTGGTGCATATTGGAAGGGCATCCTCCCTCAAATCACTAAGGGAGTCCTAGTCCAGGGCTTACTATTTATGTTTAAGGGAGAATTAACAAAGCTTTTGAGAAGATTGATATTGTACGTCAAAGTGGTTAGAGCTAGGGGAGGCAGAATTTCGTTCTGa